The Coprobacillus cateniformis DNA window GTTGTTAAAGGATTGGTATCAAATTACGAGAGAAGAATTTGATAATCCTCAATATTTTTACATAACATCAGTTGGACGATGTTATCCTGGTAAAGCTAAAACAACAGGTGATATTCCTCCACCAACACATTGCGCGGATTATTTTTTGAAGAAAGAACTTAACATTATTGAACCACAAATTTATATTATTATTGGAAGTTATGCTGCAAAGTATCTTTTTCCCAATGAAACTTTAGAATCATTAATTTTTAATGATCATATCTTTCAAGGAAGACCTTTGTATGTATTGCCACATCCCTCACCATTGAATAGAAAATGGTTAAAAGATCATCCTCAATTTGAGCAAGATAGAATGCCTCAAATAAGAACAATTATACACAAATATATAGAAAAGGAATGATTATCTAGAAATCTAGACAATCACTCCTTTTTATTTTGCTTTATCAAGTGAATAAAGAATATTACCTTCTTTGCCATCTATACGATGAAACTCGTTGGTTTCTTTTGCAGCATAGAGATGATAATGATGGAACTCAACAGGAATATGATCATCTTGGTTTGTAAGAATCAGGTGACAACATTCAATAACATTATCCAATAATGATTTTTCTGAAAAAAAGGTACCATGGTTACGATAGATAGTATCATAATCATTCTCATATGTTTTTAAAACTTCAAGACTTTTCAAGTATTCAGAAACACAAGATGAATATTCATCAAATAACAATACAGAAACCCCACAGGCATCACCAAAAATAATTGTTCTTTCTTCTTGAATCAAAGGACACATCATACCTGGAGTATGTCCTGATACAGATATCATTTGTATATGAACATTTCCTAAATCAAAGATATCGCCATTCTTAATGCCTTTCATTGGTTTCATTCGTGTAGGAATCATATCTGAGTAGGGAATTGTTTTGGTTTCTGGAATTCTTTGCGCTTCCTCATAGCGTGTTGTCATATCCCCATGTTTACGAAAAACGGGAAGATCCTCTAAATTGATGTAGACATCTTCAAAAAGTGCAGCTCCACCCATATGATCATAATGAGCATGTGATAAAATAACAAAGACGGGCTTGTCAGTTAATGTGTCTACGTATTCCTTAATATTCCCGTATCCTGAACCTGTATCTAGTAGACAGGCTTTTTTATCTCCTATAACTAAGTAGCAGCATACACCACCAAGCTCAATTATTCTAATCACTCTTTCACTTAAAATTTCTGATTTAAAATATTTCATTATATTCCTCCCTTATATGAAATATATTTCATTCTTAATTAGACTGTTTCTTAGACAAACACATACATAACTTACTTTCATTATACAAATTGAAAACATTTTGTAAAGATATAAATGAAAAATATATTAAATATAAAATAAATATTGAAATATATTTCATATATGATATACTCAAATTGTAAACACTTACATGACTCGACAAATATCTACAAAGGAGAAGAAAAATGCAAACAAATGGGTTTATTGGAAAATTTCAAGAAAAACTTGAAAAGATATTATTACCTATTTCTGAAAAATTAGGTGAACAAAGGCATCTGGCTGCAGTTCGAGATGCTATGGGAATTTTGATTCCACTAACAATTATTGGAGGGTTTGCGATATTATTAGCACAACCACCAGTTGATCCAACAACTATGACTGGATCAAACTTTTTCTATCAATTTCTATTAACTTGGTATGATTGGGCGAGTGCAAACTCAAATATATTATTTATACCTTATAACTTAACATTAGGAGCTATCTCTTTATATGTTGTTGGTGCCGTTGCTTATCGTTTAGCAGAACGATATGGCATTCCAAAACTAGAAAGCTGCTTTACTGCTCTTTTAACTTTCTTGTGTATTGCGGCTGCGCCACAAACATTGGAGACTGGCTCATTTATGCCAACTGCGAACATTGGGGCAGGAGGAATGTTTACTGCTATTTTGGTTGCAATTATTGTAGTAGAAATTACAAATTTCTGTGTTAAACACAATGTGACAATTAAAATGCCTGCCTCAGTTCCTCCCAATGTAGCCTCACCATTTAAAGTTTTAATACCAATGGCTATGAATGTTATTGGATTTATCTTGTTAAATGTTGTATGTACGCAAATGACAGGAGGAGGATTATGTGATTTACTTTCTCATGTATTACAGCCGTTATTAAGTGCTAGTGAATCTTTACCTTCTATCTTATTATTGCTATTGTTATCACAGATGTTCTGGTTCTTTGGAATTCATGGAGATAATATGGTAGGAGCAGTTGTAACACCTATCATTACTATGAATATTGCACTTAATCTTGAAGCATATCAAGCACATCAAGAAATGACACATATTTTTGCTGGTCAATTTAATGGTGTCTGGGGTGGATGGTGTACATATATAGCACTTTTGATTGCTATGATTTTAGTCACAAAATCTAAACAAATGAGAGCTCTTTGTAAACTTGCACCATTATCTACAGCCTTTAATATTAATGAACCCCTTGTATTTGGAGTGCCTACAGTCTTGAATGTCTTCACACTTATTCCAACTTTACTTTGTACTATTTTAAATATTTGTATTGCTTATGCCTGTACATATTTTGATATTATTGGAAAAACATATCTGGTATTACCTTGGACAACACCTGCACCATTAGCCGCTTTCTTATCGACAATGGATTGGAAAGCACCTGTTTTATGGATACTATTGTGTGCCTTAGATGTTCTCATCATTATGCCGTTTATTAAAAACTATGATAAAACTTTGCTTGCTGAAGAAGCCAAGAATGAAGCATAGAAAAAGACCACTAGTCAGTTTGATTAGTGGTCTTTGTTGTAACAAAGTAAGCCAGCAGAATATCTATGAAGACATAAAAAATAGTACGATTTTCAAGATAGTGAACTTGTTTAGGAGATTGGAAAAGTGTGAGCGGTAAGGAAGGAAGAGTAATTGAGAGTTGACATAGTTTACATAATTGAGATTCAGGATTGGTTGTGACTAAGACAATTGTTGCACCTGATTCTTTCCATTTTTTCATCTCTTTATAGTAAAGATCATGATTACCAGAGACAGAGAACACAATAATCGCATCATTTGGTGTCAGTGTCTTGTCAAGAAAACTCACTTTAACACTATCATTAACACATTCTCCCCAGTAGTCTTCTACATATAAAGAATATATTAACTGTTTCGCTGCTAGAGAAGAATTACCAATCCCAACAGTTTTAAAATTTTTTGTTTGTAGAATATGAACAAGTTCAATAATCTTACTTTCATCTATACTGTTTCTCAACTCATTAAAGGAACTTTGATAAATATCAATAATTTCATCAGAAAGAATTGTTTGCTTTTGATTTCTTGAACGATGATTATAATAACCTTCTAAAGCATAACGAAATTCACTATAACCTTTATAACCAATTTTCTTAGATAAACGTAAGATAGAAGATGGTGAAACTTGATAAATTTCAGCCGCTTCCGCAATGGGATTATGAATGACCACCTCAGGGTTTTCCATAATTAAATCACAAGTTGCTCTTTCTTTTTTTGTTAAGTTACAATAATGAATAGATACTTTTTGCATTGGATCCATATAAGACACCTCTCTATATCAATTAT harbors:
- a CDS encoding PTS sugar transporter subunit IIC, whose amino-acid sequence is MQTNGFIGKFQEKLEKILLPISEKLGEQRHLAAVRDAMGILIPLTIIGGFAILLAQPPVDPTTMTGSNFFYQFLLTWYDWASANSNILFIPYNLTLGAISLYVVGAVAYRLAERYGIPKLESCFTALLTFLCIAAAPQTLETGSFMPTANIGAGGMFTAILVAIIVVEITNFCVKHNVTIKMPASVPPNVASPFKVLIPMAMNVIGFILLNVVCTQMTGGGLCDLLSHVLQPLLSASESLPSILLLLLLSQMFWFFGIHGDNMVGAVVTPIITMNIALNLEAYQAHQEMTHIFAGQFNGVWGGWCTYIALLIAMILVTKSKQMRALCKLAPLSTAFNINEPLVFGVPTVLNVFTLIPTLLCTILNICIAYACTYFDIIGKTYLVLPWTTPAPLAAFLSTMDWKAPVLWILLCALDVLIIMPFIKNYDKTLLAEEAKNEA
- a CDS encoding MBL fold metallo-hydrolase, encoding MKYFKSEILSERVIRIIELGGVCCYLVIGDKKACLLDTGSGYGNIKEYVDTLTDKPVFVILSHAHYDHMGGAALFEDVYINLEDLPVFRKHGDMTTRYEEAQRIPETKTIPYSDMIPTRMKPMKGIKNGDIFDLGNVHIQMISVSGHTPGMMCPLIQEERTIIFGDACGVSVLLFDEYSSCVSEYLKSLEVLKTYENDYDTIYRNHGTFFSEKSLLDNVIECCHLILTNQDDHIPVEFHHYHLYAAKETNEFHRIDGKEGNILYSLDKAK
- a CDS encoding uracil-DNA glycosylase family protein, with the translated sequence MSIDAFNKLKEELLSCQKCKDIFENDPRPVFQGNRDSVIMQISQAPSQKVMETGKPFNDASGRKLLKDWYQITREEFDNPQYFYITSVGRCYPGKAKTTGDIPPPTHCADYFLKKELNIIEPQIYIIIGSYAAKYLFPNETLESLIFNDHIFQGRPLYVLPHPSPLNRKWLKDHPQFEQDRMPQIRTIIHKYIEKE
- a CDS encoding MurR/RpiR family transcriptional regulator: MDPMQKVSIHYCNLTKKERATCDLIMENPEVVIHNPIAEAAEIYQVSPSSILRLSKKIGYKGYSEFRYALEGYYNHRSRNQKQTILSDEIIDIYQSSFNELRNSIDESKIIELVHILQTKNFKTVGIGNSSLAAKQLIYSLYVEDYWGECVNDSVKVSFLDKTLTPNDAIIVFSVSGNHDLYYKEMKKWKESGATIVLVTTNPESQLCKLCQLSITLPSLPLTLFQSPKQVHYLENRTIFYVFIDILLAYFVTTKTTNQTD